In one window of Henckelia pumila isolate YLH828 chromosome 1, ASM3356847v2, whole genome shotgun sequence DNA:
- the LOC140875457 gene encoding uncharacterized protein At5g01610-like: MIPLRHFIVRVSTLFFVCSFLSVATCNQISEESSIYDILNLYGLPMGLFPKGVSNFSFDKSGKFQVYLDQACNAKFENELHYEMNVSGVLSYGQIDGLSGMTAQDLFLWFPVIEIRVDIPSSGLIYFDVGVVSKKFSLSLFETPRDCLAVPSSDLQNERTTLLTVSKILPKIELDKGHVFKAAL, encoded by the exons ATGATCCCTTTACGCCATTTTATCGTCCGAGTATCCACTCTCTTCTTCGTCTGCTCGTTTCTAAGTGTTGCCACCTGCAATCAGATATCAGAAGAATCATCCATTTACGACATTCTTAATCTATATGGGCTGCCCATGGGGTTATTCCCCAAAGGGGTGAGCAATTTCAGCTTTGACAAGTCCGGGAAATTCCAGGTTTACTTGGATCAAGCTTGCAATGCCAAGTTCGAAAATGAATTGCACTACGAAATGAATGTTTCGGGCGTTTTGAGCTACGGACAGATCGATGGGCTATCTGGGATGACGGCCCAAGATTTGTTCTTGTGGTTTCCGGTGATTGAAATTCGGGTCGATATTCCCAGCTCAGGGTTGATTTACTTTGATGTCGGTGTCGTTTCTAAGAAATTTTCGTTGTCTTTGTTTGAAACTCCGAGGGATTGTTTGGCAGTTCCAAGCTCTGATCTTCAGAATGAAAGGACTACTTTGCTGACTGTTTCCAAG ATTTTACCCAAGATCGAGCTTGATAAGGGACATGTTTTTAAGGCAGCCTTATAG
- the LOC140874141 gene encoding uncharacterized protein — protein sequence MAGRTPRNNRNPRYANPRGSEEEGEDQRNHHPRRLSREDLMAIATVLETTLHGLGNAPGANPPPPPPPQGTKYHYEALKKARVPNFKGGSDPETAQKWMKEMETNSRLMEVPHDISVEVSTPFLTGEAAKWWEGVSPPMAQMGPITWPRFREAFLKHYFPTAVKMQRLSEFENLKQTPEMTVVDYVSKFHSLVTYSPTVMADETLKIHRFTKGLSSRIQSALAIFEPNNFEDLIGAAIRAEADIKRRDEENKLKRPLYNFNQNQNFKKPTSSSQYRGQAPLQYKLEAKDCPKCKKKHDGECRYPVGACFRCGQFGHRMNQCPNPE from the coding sequence ATGGCGGGCAGAACACCCCGTAACAACCGCAACCCTCGCTATGCCAATCCTCGCGGTAGTGAGGAGGAAGGCGAGGACCAGCGCAATCATCACCCTAGGAGACTTAGTCGTGAGGATCTCATGGCAATAGCAACAGTATTAGAAACGACCTTACACGGCTTGGGAAACGCACCTGGAGCAAATCCGCCGCCACCTCCACCACCTCAAGGGACTAAGTATCATTATGAAGCACTTAAAAAGGCACGAGTCCCAAATTTCAAAGGAGGTTCCGACCCCGAAACTGCACAGAAGTGGATGAAGGAAATGGAGACCAATTCACGACTAATGGAAGTTCCCCATGATATTAGCGTTGAAGTATCCACTCCTTTCCTTACTGGTGAAGCTGCCAAATGGTGGGAAGGAGTCTCGCCTCCGATGGCACAGATGGGACCCATAACCTGGCCGAGGTTCCGGGAAGCTTTCCTGAAACACTACTTCCCAACTGCAGTGAAAATGCAAAGGCTATCAGAGTTCGAGAACTTGAAGCAGACGCCTGAAATGACGGTGGTGGATTATGTGTCCAAATTTCACTCCTTGGTAACATATTCACCTACTGTTATGGCTGATGAGACGCTAAAAATACACCGTTTCACCAAAGGTCTGTCTAGCCGTATTCAGTCTGCACTAGCCATCTTTGAGCCAAACAATTTTGAAGACTTAATAGGAGCAGCTATCCGTGCGGAGGCAGACATCAAAAGGAGAGATGAAGAGAATAAGCTCAAACGACCTTTGTATAacttcaatcaaaatcaaaatttcaagaagcCAACTTCAAGTAGCCAGTATCGTGGGCAAGCACCACTTCAGTACAAGTTAGAAGCCAAAGATTGCCCAAAGTGCAAGAAGAAACATGATGGCGAATGCCGATACCCGGTGGGGGCATGTTTTCGGTGTGGACAGTTTGGACATCGCATGAACCAGTGCCCCAACCCAGAGTAA